One Solea senegalensis isolate Sse05_10M linkage group LG3, IFAPA_SoseM_1, whole genome shotgun sequence genomic window carries:
- the LOC122766598 gene encoding extracellular calcium-sensing receptor-like isoform X1 encodes MSWFLWLGSAPSLLLVGLVGRELGLGVGSQVVQAVTCSRWETFGVAGLFQDGDVVIGGLFSLFYKPPAMDHDFTQLPPYKPCTRLQGLPLQYIYAMVFALEEINESGTLLPGVKLGYHIHDSCGLSFWALQAALSLLGGKGSSCSLSAAMANYSAAYGEESGERTGDQSVPLIIGGDSPNTAQILSRLLRPLSVPLISYTASCPCLSDRSQFPNFFRTMPSDIYQVRAIAQLAIRLNWTWIGAVVAKNSYGLISIKIFQEETRGAGVCLAFVETLRRENIVSDATRAALAIQASTAKVILIFTWYTDVRELFEQLDARNVTDRHFLASEAWSTSGDLLQNPSSSKVASSVLGVAIRSSVIPGFEKYLRNLSPSHRPKDRFLREFWENVFLCHLGDTAPANKLLQKDPLPPCSGTESLQTVQNLLTDTSQVRVTYNVYLAVYAVAHALHRLLLCPDIKSLPRNSSSTCSIPKHIKPMEVLQHLMKVNFTTPQGEMFYFDGADVPAKYDLVNWQKTLGGKLKLVLIGRVDGYDLQMNESAIQWSTGSNQVPVSVCSESCRPGTRVATRKGEPLCCFDCLPCTEGEISNITGSPNCEPCPPEFWSNSDRTACVPRQLDFLSFNETLGITLTTVAVFGVTVTTTVFVVFLYYRQTPMVRANNSELSFLLLLSLKLCFLCSLVFIGRPSVWSCRFQQAAFGISFVLCISCLQVKTMVVLAAFRSARPGAEALMKWFGPGQQRGSVCFFTSIQVLICVIWLSLSPPVPQPDLDVPGLKVTLQCAMASVVGFSLVLGYIGLLACTSLLLAFLARKLPDNFNEAKLITFSMLIFCAVWAAFVPAYVSSPGKYAVAVEIFAIIASSYGLLFCIFAPKCFIILLRPEKNTKKFLMAREQKD; translated from the exons ATGTCTTGGTTCTTGTGGCTCGGTTCCGCTCCGTCCCTGCTCCTCGTGGGTCTCGTGGGCAGAGAGCTGGGTCTTGGGGTTGGATCACAGGTGGTTCAGGCAGTGACTTGTTCCCGCTGGGAAACGTTTGGTGTCGCGGGTCTGTTCCAGGATGGTGATGTAGTCATTGGTGGTCTCTTCAGTCTTTTTTACAAACCTCCAGCTATGGATCATGACTTCACTCAGCTGCCACCTTACAAACCTTGCACCAG ACTGCAGGGTCTTCCTTTACAGTACATATATGCCATGGTGTTTGCACTGGAAGAAATCAATGAAAGTGGGACGCTGCTGCCAGGAGTGAAGCTGGGCTATCACATTCACGACAGCTGTGGTCTTTCCTTCTGGGCTTTACAGGCTGCCCTGTCACTGCTCGGAGGAAAGGGCAGCAGCTGTAGTCTTTCAGCTGCCATGGCCAACTATTCTGCAGCCTATGGAGAGGAAAGTGGAGAAAGGACAG GTGATCAGTCTGTTCCTTTGATCATCGGTGGTGACTCACCTAATACAGCTCAGATTCTCTCCAGACTCCTGAGGCCGCTCTCTGTACCTTTA ataagcTACACGGCCAGCTGCCCATGTCTAAGTGACAGGAGCCAGTTTCCCAACTTCTTCAGGACCATGCCCAGTGATATTTACCAAGTGCGAGCCATCGCCCAGCTTGCTATCCGCTTAAACTGGACATGGATTGGAGCTGTAGTGGCAAAGAATAGTTATGGCCTTATATCAATAAAG ATTTTTCAGGAGGAGACTCGAGGAGCAGGAGTGTGTTTGGCATTTGTGGAAACTCTCCGTCGAGAGAATATTGTGAGTGACGCCACACGTGCAGCACTTGCCATTCAAGCCTCGACTGCAAAGGTGATTCTGATCTTCACCTGGTACACAGATGTGAGGGAATTGTTCGAGCAGCTGGACGCCAGAAAT GTGACTGACCGACATTTTCTGGCCAGTGAGGCTTGGAGCACCAGTGGGGATCTTCTCCAAAATCCTTCCTCTTCTAAAGTGGCAAGTAGTGTCCTGGGAGTGGCCATTAGGAGTTCAGTTATACCTGGATTTGAAAAGTATCTCAGAAATCTAAGCCCATCTCATCGTCCAAAGGATAGGTTCTTAAGAGAATTTTGGGAgaatgtgtttctctgtcatcTTGGAGACACAGCTCCTGCTAACAAGCTGCTTCAGAAAGATCCGCTGCCTCCGTGCAGTGGCACAGAGTCTCTGCAGACGGTGCAGAATCTTTTGACTGACACATCTCAGGTTAGAGTGACATATAACGTCTACCTGGCTGTTTATGCTGTAGCCCATGCTCTTCACAGGCTTCTCTTGTGTCCTGACATTAAAAGTCTTCCTAGaaacagcagctccacctgCTCCATTCCGAAACACATCAAACCCATGGAG GTTCTACAGCACTTGATGAAGGTGAACTTCACTACACCACAGggtgaaatgttttattttgatggagCTGATGTTCCAGCAAAGTACGACCTTGTGAACTGGCAGAAAACTCTTGGAGGGAAACTCAAACTTGTTCTGATAGGTCGTGTAGATGGATACGACCTCCAAATGAACGAGTCTGCAATTCAATGGAGCACAGGGTCTAATCAG gtgCCTGTCTCAGtttgcagtgagagttgtcgtCCAGGAACCAGAGTGGCCACCAGGAAAGGAGAACCACTCTGTTGCTTTGACTGTCTCCCATGTACTGAAGGAGAAATAAGTAACATAACTG GTTCTCCTAACTGTGAACCTTGTCCACCTGAGTTCTGGTCCAATTCTGACCGAACTGCCTGTGTCCCTCGCCAGCTGGACTTCCTGTCCTTTAATGAAACCTTGGGTATAACTCTAACTACAGTTGCTGTATTTGGTGTCACGGTGACAACaactgtgtttgtggtttttctttACTATCGTCAAACACCGATG GTTCGAGCCAACAACTCTGAGCTGAGCTTCCTGCTTCTTCTGTCTCTGAAActctgcttcctctgctctCTGGTCTTCATCGGCCGTCCGTCAGTCTGGTCTTGCCGTTTCCAGCAAGCAGCTTTTGGCATTAGCTTTGTTCTTTGTATTTCCTGCCTTCAAGTCAAAACAATGGTGGTTCTGGCAGCATTTCGCTCGGCTCGTCCTGGAGCTGAAGCCTTGATGAAGTGGTTTGGTCCAGgtcagcagagaggaagtgTCTGTTTCTTCACCAGCATACAG GTTCTCATCTGTGTCATTTGGCTCTCACTCAGTCCACCGGTTCCTCAGCCTGACCTTGATGTGCCTGGTTTAAAGGTGACGCTGCAATGTGCCATGGCCTCTGTGGTGGGCTTCTCTCTGGTTCTGGGCTACATCGGCCTCCTCGCCTGCACCTCCCTTCTCTTGGCTTTTCTTGCTCGGAAACTCCCCGACAACTTCAacgaggccaaactcatcaccttcagcatgttgatcttctgtgcagtctGGGCGGCATTTGTTCCCGCCTATGTCAGCTCTCCTGGAAAATATGCAGTGGCTGTTGAGATTTTTGCAATTATTGCCTCTAGCTATGGTTTGCTTTTCTGCATCTTTGCTCCAAAGTGTTTTATCATTCTTTTAAGGCCCGAGAAAAACACTAAGAAATTCCTGATGGCCAGGGAGCAGAAGGATTAA
- the LOC122766598 gene encoding extracellular calcium-sensing receptor-like isoform X2, with protein MSWFLWLGSAPSLLLVGLVGRELGLGVGSQVVQAVTCSRWETFGVAGLFQDGDVVIGGLFSLFYKPPAMDHDFTQLPPYKPCTRLQGLPLQYIYAMVFALEEINESGTLLPGVKLGYHIHDSCGLSFWALQAALSLLGGKGSSCSLSAAMANYSAAYGEESGERTGDQSVPLIIGGDSPNTAQILSRLLRPLSVPLISYTASCPCLSDRSQFPNFFRTMPSDIYQVRAIAQLAIRLNWTWIGAVVAKNSYGLISIKIFQEETRGAGVCLAFVETLRRENIVSDATRAALAIQASTAKVILIFTWYTDVRELFEQLDARNVTDRHFLASEAWSTSGDLLQNPSSSKVASSVLGVAIRSSVIPGFEKYLRNLSPSHRPKDRFLREFWENVFLCHLGDTAPANKLLQKDPLPPCSGTESLQTVQNLLTDTSQVRVTYNVYLAVYAVAHALHRLLLCPDIKSLPRNSSSTCSIPKHIKPMEVLQHLMKVNFTTPQGEMFYFDGADVPAKYDLVNWQKTLGGKLKLVLIGRVDGYDLQMNESAIQWSTGSNQVPVSVCSESCRPGTRVATRKGEPLCCFDCLPCTEGEISNITGSPNCEPCPPEFWSNSDRTACVPRQLDFLSFNETLGITLTTVAVFGVTVTTTVFVVFLYYRQTPMVRANNSELSFLLLLSLKLCFLCSLVFIGRPSVWSCRFQQAAFGISFVLCISCLQVKTMVVLAAFRSARPGAEALMKWFGPGQQRGSVCFFTSIQSTGSSA; from the exons ATGTCTTGGTTCTTGTGGCTCGGTTCCGCTCCGTCCCTGCTCCTCGTGGGTCTCGTGGGCAGAGAGCTGGGTCTTGGGGTTGGATCACAGGTGGTTCAGGCAGTGACTTGTTCCCGCTGGGAAACGTTTGGTGTCGCGGGTCTGTTCCAGGATGGTGATGTAGTCATTGGTGGTCTCTTCAGTCTTTTTTACAAACCTCCAGCTATGGATCATGACTTCACTCAGCTGCCACCTTACAAACCTTGCACCAG ACTGCAGGGTCTTCCTTTACAGTACATATATGCCATGGTGTTTGCACTGGAAGAAATCAATGAAAGTGGGACGCTGCTGCCAGGAGTGAAGCTGGGCTATCACATTCACGACAGCTGTGGTCTTTCCTTCTGGGCTTTACAGGCTGCCCTGTCACTGCTCGGAGGAAAGGGCAGCAGCTGTAGTCTTTCAGCTGCCATGGCCAACTATTCTGCAGCCTATGGAGAGGAAAGTGGAGAAAGGACAG GTGATCAGTCTGTTCCTTTGATCATCGGTGGTGACTCACCTAATACAGCTCAGATTCTCTCCAGACTCCTGAGGCCGCTCTCTGTACCTTTA ataagcTACACGGCCAGCTGCCCATGTCTAAGTGACAGGAGCCAGTTTCCCAACTTCTTCAGGACCATGCCCAGTGATATTTACCAAGTGCGAGCCATCGCCCAGCTTGCTATCCGCTTAAACTGGACATGGATTGGAGCTGTAGTGGCAAAGAATAGTTATGGCCTTATATCAATAAAG ATTTTTCAGGAGGAGACTCGAGGAGCAGGAGTGTGTTTGGCATTTGTGGAAACTCTCCGTCGAGAGAATATTGTGAGTGACGCCACACGTGCAGCACTTGCCATTCAAGCCTCGACTGCAAAGGTGATTCTGATCTTCACCTGGTACACAGATGTGAGGGAATTGTTCGAGCAGCTGGACGCCAGAAAT GTGACTGACCGACATTTTCTGGCCAGTGAGGCTTGGAGCACCAGTGGGGATCTTCTCCAAAATCCTTCCTCTTCTAAAGTGGCAAGTAGTGTCCTGGGAGTGGCCATTAGGAGTTCAGTTATACCTGGATTTGAAAAGTATCTCAGAAATCTAAGCCCATCTCATCGTCCAAAGGATAGGTTCTTAAGAGAATTTTGGGAgaatgtgtttctctgtcatcTTGGAGACACAGCTCCTGCTAACAAGCTGCTTCAGAAAGATCCGCTGCCTCCGTGCAGTGGCACAGAGTCTCTGCAGACGGTGCAGAATCTTTTGACTGACACATCTCAGGTTAGAGTGACATATAACGTCTACCTGGCTGTTTATGCTGTAGCCCATGCTCTTCACAGGCTTCTCTTGTGTCCTGACATTAAAAGTCTTCCTAGaaacagcagctccacctgCTCCATTCCGAAACACATCAAACCCATGGAG GTTCTACAGCACTTGATGAAGGTGAACTTCACTACACCACAGggtgaaatgttttattttgatggagCTGATGTTCCAGCAAAGTACGACCTTGTGAACTGGCAGAAAACTCTTGGAGGGAAACTCAAACTTGTTCTGATAGGTCGTGTAGATGGATACGACCTCCAAATGAACGAGTCTGCAATTCAATGGAGCACAGGGTCTAATCAG gtgCCTGTCTCAGtttgcagtgagagttgtcgtCCAGGAACCAGAGTGGCCACCAGGAAAGGAGAACCACTCTGTTGCTTTGACTGTCTCCCATGTACTGAAGGAGAAATAAGTAACATAACTG GTTCTCCTAACTGTGAACCTTGTCCACCTGAGTTCTGGTCCAATTCTGACCGAACTGCCTGTGTCCCTCGCCAGCTGGACTTCCTGTCCTTTAATGAAACCTTGGGTATAACTCTAACTACAGTTGCTGTATTTGGTGTCACGGTGACAACaactgtgtttgtggtttttctttACTATCGTCAAACACCGATG GTTCGAGCCAACAACTCTGAGCTGAGCTTCCTGCTTCTTCTGTCTCTGAAActctgcttcctctgctctCTGGTCTTCATCGGCCGTCCGTCAGTCTGGTCTTGCCGTTTCCAGCAAGCAGCTTTTGGCATTAGCTTTGTTCTTTGTATTTCCTGCCTTCAAGTCAAAACAATGGTGGTTCTGGCAGCATTTCGCTCGGCTCGTCCTGGAGCTGAAGCCTTGATGAAGTGGTTTGGTCCAGgtcagcagagaggaagtgTCTGTTTCTTCACCAGCATACAG TCCACCGGTTCCTCAGCCTGA
- the LOC122766600 gene encoding extracellular calcium-sensing receptor-like produces MRSFLDTSILSLILLSCFCSAVSSYYSSSCQLQGQFNLNGMHKTGDVNLGGLFRLHFFPVYADASFTSEPQQPTCYGFNMLGFRLSQTMAFTIDEINRNSNLLPNVTLGYSLYDNCLQVGVGIGAALTLLSGQEEQVTLEERCVGTPPLLGVVGDSYSTGTIAVSAVLGLYRVPLVSYSATCSCLSDRQKFPSFFRTIPSDSFQVNAMIQILKHFGWTWAGLLISDDDYGHNAARSFHSDLGPAAGGCLAYTEILPRYDPIEIRRIVDVIKKSTARVVIVFAHESRMINLMKEVVKQNVTGLQWIASEAWSSAAVLQAPHLMPYLAGTLGIAIRRGEIPGLRDFLLKIRPDLHQNNTDGNSMVNEFWEYTFQCRFAPPPAGWVEAGGEVCTGQEAEENVKNELVDISELRPEYNVYKAVYALAYALDDMLQCEPGRGPFSNNTCAHLQRLEPWQMIYYLEKVNFTTSFGDQVSFDENGDALPVYDIMNWVWLPDGRTKVQSMGEFKRSAFKGEELTLDDDKIYWNFESKQPPRSVCSESCPPGTRMARKKGEPECCFDCVPCSEGKISNTTDSMECTSCPEDFWSSPQRDHCVPKKTEFLSYHEPLGICLTAISLLGTFICVVVLGIFIHHHSTPIVRANNSELSFLLLVSLKLCFLCSLLFIGRPRSWTCQLRHAAFGISFVLCVSCILVKTMVVLAVFRTSKPGGESSLKWFGAVQQRGTVLVLTSVQAAICTAWLVSASPVPHKNTQYHSDKIIYECVVGSTVGFAVLLGYIGLLAVLSCLLAFLARNLPDSFNEAKLITFSMLIFCAVWVAFVPAYISSPGKYADAVEVFAILASSLGILVALLGPKCYVILCRPELNTKKAIMGRGTKS; encoded by the exons atgaggTCATTTTTAGACACCAGTATCCTCTCTTTAATTTTGTTGTCCTGCTTTTGCTCTGCGGTGTCCTCTtattattcctcctcttgtcagttacagggacagtttaacctaaatgggatgcacaaaactggagatgtgaaTCTCGGTGGACTTTTCAGACTTCACTTCTTTCCTGTTTATGCTGATGCatcttttacctcagagccacaacagCCTACCTGCTATGG CTTTAATATGTTAGGATTCAGGCTgtctcagaccatggcctttactattgatgagatcaacagaaactcaaacctgctgcctaatgtcactctgggatacagtctgtatgataactgcctCCAAGTAGGGGTTGGAATtggtgcagcactgaccttacTCAgcggtcaagaagagcaagttacattagaggagagatgtgtaggaactcctccactCCTAGGAGTTGTGGGTGATTCTTACTCCACAGGTACTATTGCCGTTTCCGcagtcttaggtttgtacagagtgcctctg gtgagttattccGCCACATGCTCCTGCCTGAGTGATCgacaaaagtttccatctttctttaggacgatcccaagtgattcttttcag gtgaatgctatgattcagattctaaaacactttggttggacttgggcaggtctgctcatcagtgatgatgattatggacaCAACGCTGCTCGGTCCTTTCattctgatctgggtccagctgctggaggttgtctggcttacacagagattttgcctcGTTATGATCCCATTGAAAttaggagaatagtggatgtgataaagaaatctacagctcgggtggtgattgtgtttgcacacgAGAGTCGCATgattaacctcatgaaagaggtaG TGaaacagaatgtgacaggcctgcagtggattgccagtgaagcctggtcaTCAGCTGCTGTGCTCCAGGCTCCCCATCTCATGCCGTACCTGGCTGGAACACTGGGGATCGCCAttcgtcgaggagaaataccagggctcagggacttcctgttaaAAATACGTCCTGACCTACATCAGAACAACACCGATGGGAATAGCATG GTGAATGAGTTTTGGGAatacacatttcagtgtagatttgcaccacctccagcaggttgggtggaagcaggaggagaagtatgcactggacaggaagctGAAGAGAATGTGAAGAATGAATTGGTGGACATTTCGGAACTCaggccagagtataatgtgtataaggctgtgtatgctctggcgtatgctcttgatgacatgctgcagtgtgagccagggagagggcctttcagcaacaacacctgtgctcatttgcaaagactggagccatggcag ATGATatattacttggaaaaagtcaatttCACCACATCttttggtgatcaagtgtcatttgatgaaaacgGTGATGCCTTGCCTGtgtatgacatcatgaactgggtgtggctccctgatggaagaactaaagttcagagtATGGGTGAgtttaagaggtcagccttcaaaggagAAGAACTTACACTGGATGATGACAAAATCtactggaactttgaatccaaacag cctcctcggtcagtgtgcagtgagagctgtcctccaggtacccgcatggccagaaagaagggggaacctgagtgttgttttgactgcgtcccttgttctgagggaaagatcagcaatacaactg actccatggagtgcaccagttgtccagaagatttctggtccagcccccagcgtgaccactgtgttcctaagaaaacagagttcctctcctaccatgagcctctgggtatctgcttgacagcTATCTCACttttgggcacatttatctgtgttgttgttctgggcatcttcatccatcatcatagcacacctatagttcgtgccaacaattcagaactcagttttcttcttttggtgtcactcaaattgtgtttcttgtgttcattgctcttcattggacgacccagatcatggacttgccaactaagacatgcagcatttggcatcagctttgtgctttgtgtctcatgtatcctggtgaaaaccatggtggttctggctgtgttcaggacCTCTAAACCAGGTGGTGAGTCcagtctgaagtggtttggtgctgtgcagcagagagggacagttctggttctgacttctgttcaagcagcaatctgcactgcctggcttgtctctgcttcaccagtgcctcataaaaacacccagtatcacagtgacaagataatttatgagtgtgtagttgggtccacagttggttttgcagttttacttggttatattggtttactggctgtcctcagttgtttgttagcttttctagcaaggaatcttccagacagtttcaatgaggccaaactcatcaccttcagcatgctgatcttctgtgcagtgtgggtggcctttgtccctgcttacatcagctcaccaggcaaatatgcagatgcagtggaggtatttgccatcctggcctccagtttggGCATCTTGGTGGCACTGTTAGGACCCAAGTGTTACGTCATCTTGTGTAGACCAGAgttaaacacaaagaaagccatcatgggtcgaggCACTAAATCATAA